The following coding sequences lie in one Thermomicrobium sp. 4228-Ro genomic window:
- a CDS encoding TerC family protein has product MVEVPPWGWIAFLALILALLALDLGVFHRKAHVVEMKEAGLWVAFWVSLSLLFGAFLWSIEGHEAGLQYFTGYLIELSLSADNMFVFVLIFTAFAVPAQYQHRVLYYGILGALIMRGIMILGGAWLISQFHWILYLFGAFLVFTGIRMLLEKEEREVDVENNIAIRLVSRFAPIVPRYFEQRFFVRIDGKRYATPLIVVLVLIEITDLMFAIDSIPAIFAVTRDPFIVFSSNVFAILGLRSMYFLLAGLIRRLAYLRYGLAFILSYIGVKMLIQDFYKIPTALSLGIVMVTLAISIVVSLLLAERRAARSATEVRSTQEWR; this is encoded by the coding sequence ATGGTCGAAGTGCCGCCTTGGGGTTGGATCGCCTTTCTCGCGTTGATTCTCGCGCTCCTCGCGCTCGACCTTGGCGTCTTCCACCGGAAGGCACACGTTGTCGAGATGAAAGAGGCTGGGCTCTGGGTCGCCTTCTGGGTGAGCCTTTCGCTCCTATTCGGTGCATTCCTCTGGTCTATCGAAGGACACGAGGCAGGGCTGCAGTACTTCACGGGGTACCTCATCGAGCTCTCGCTTTCCGCTGATAACATGTTCGTCTTCGTGTTGATCTTCACGGCGTTCGCGGTTCCGGCGCAGTACCAGCACCGGGTGCTCTATTACGGCATTCTCGGTGCGTTGATCATGCGCGGCATCATGATCCTCGGTGGTGCCTGGCTGATCAGCCAGTTTCACTGGATCCTCTACCTCTTCGGTGCCTTCCTCGTCTTCACCGGTATCCGGATGCTCTTGGAAAAGGAAGAACGTGAGGTCGATGTCGAGAACAACATCGCGATCCGGCTCGTCTCGCGCTTTGCACCGATCGTCCCGCGCTATTTCGAGCAGCGGTTCTTCGTCCGCATCGACGGCAAGCGGTACGCGACACCGCTCATCGTGGTGCTCGTCCTGATCGAGATTACCGACCTGATGTTCGCGATCGACTCGATCCCGGCCATCTTCGCGGTAACCCGCGACCCCTTTATCGTCTTCTCCTCGAACGTCTTCGCGATCCTCGGCTTACGCTCGATGTATTTCCTCTTGGCCGGACTCATCCGGCGGCTGGCCTACCTGCGCTACGGGCTGGCGTTCATTTTGAGCTACATCGGCGTCAAGATGCTGATCCAGGACTTCTACAAAATTCCGACGGCGCTCTCGCTCGGTATCGTCATGGTGACGCTGGCGATCAGCATCGTGGTGTCGCTGCTCCTCGCGGAACGTCGGGCCGCGCGGTCGGCGACCGAGGTGCGTTCGACGCAAGAGTGGCGGTAG
- the mutM gene encoding bifunctional DNA-formamidopyrimidine glycosylase/DNA-(apurinic or apyrimidinic site) lyase: MPELPEVETVRRTLAPVLVGATVVAAVRGAHPDDILLDPWPVFARSVRGREIESLERRGKYLAFRLRGEYRLVVHLGMTGELRLSHPAAPVSPHCHLALVLRSAHPLPPILVDPRQRFLLRYHDIRRFGRIALLDPAGWEMLSARLGPEPLDPALTALALWERLHERRSPIKSALLDQALIAGVGNIYADEALFRAGIHPERHCTTLRPDEVERLLAALRAVLTEAIASAGTTIRDYRDGTGRAGSYQFQLQVYGKEPGTPCPRCGAPLERVRIAGRSSTFCPRCQPLR; this comes from the coding sequence ATGCCGGAACTCCCAGAAGTCGAAACTGTCCGACGGACGCTCGCCCCGGTACTGGTCGGGGCGACGGTCGTTGCTGCCGTTCGGGGCGCGCACCCCGACGATATTCTGCTCGATCCCTGGCCAGTCTTCGCACGGTCCGTCCGTGGCCGGGAGATCGAGTCTCTCGAACGGCGCGGCAAGTATCTGGCTTTTCGCTTGCGTGGCGAGTACCGGCTCGTCGTCCATCTCGGCATGACCGGTGAGTTGCGCCTGAGCCACCCGGCGGCCCCGGTGAGTCCGCACTGCCACCTGGCACTGGTCTTGCGGAGCGCGCATCCGCTGCCGCCAATCCTGGTCGATCCTCGCCAGCGTTTCCTCCTCCGCTATCACGACATCCGGCGCTTCGGCCGGATCGCCCTGCTTGACCCGGCCGGCTGGGAAATGCTCTCGGCGCGGCTCGGTCCCGAACCGCTCGATCCAGCACTCACTGCGTTGGCGCTGTGGGAGCGGTTACACGAGCGGCGGAGCCCGATCAAGTCCGCCCTGCTCGATCAGGCGCTCATCGCGGGCGTCGGGAACATCTACGCCGATGAAGCGCTCTTCCGCGCGGGTATCCATCCGGAACGCCACTGCACGACCCTACGACCGGATGAGGTCGAGCGACTGCTCGCTGCGCTGCGTGCGGTGCTGACGGAGGCGATCGCCAGTGCGGGGACGACGATCCGCGATTACCGCGACGGAACCGGTCGAGCGGGCTCCTATCAGTTCCAGCTGCAGGTTTACGGCAAGGAACCGGGAACCCCCTGCCCGCGGTGCGGGGCACCGCTCGAACGGGTACGGATCGCGGGGCGGAGCAGCACGTTCTGTCCACGGTGCCAGCCGCTACGCTGA
- a CDS encoding cytochrome c oxidase assembly protein, translating to MFLPVLHVCPTCPSVLGITLYPPALLLVFVPVLAYTLALWRLRQLGRMVPSSWPALFYAGMLSALVALAGPLDTWNDELLTMHMAQHLVLIQITAPLILLGRPVQVMLRALPPQRAGVLTRLLLRPVWMRRLLTVLTAPLVATALANLALVVWHFPALYEQAVLRQPVHDLQHLSFFGTALLFWWPIIDPVPRHHRVSGLWASLMVFITAVVSTIIGAILTLADEVLYEPYRSVAMPWGFTPLVDQQLAGLLMWIGGGTLYLIIILALLARWLLREEGQRVARESTA from the coding sequence ATGTTTCTACCGGTTCTCCACGTTTGTCCGACCTGCCCGAGCGTGCTCGGGATCACGCTCTACCCGCCGGCGCTCCTGCTGGTCTTCGTCCCGGTACTCGCCTATACGCTCGCGCTGTGGCGCTTGCGGCAACTCGGCCGCATGGTTCCGTCGAGCTGGCCAGCCCTCTTTTACGCGGGCATGCTGAGCGCGCTCGTCGCGCTGGCGGGGCCGCTGGACACCTGGAACGACGAACTCTTGACGATGCACATGGCGCAGCACCTGGTGCTCATCCAGATCACCGCCCCACTCATCCTGCTCGGCCGTCCGGTTCAGGTGATGCTGCGCGCGTTGCCGCCCCAGCGGGCAGGCGTGTTGACGCGCCTGTTGCTCCGTCCCGTCTGGATGCGCCGGCTGCTGACCGTGCTCACTGCCCCGCTGGTCGCCACTGCGCTGGCGAATCTCGCGCTCGTCGTGTGGCATTTTCCTGCGCTCTACGAGCAAGCTGTCCTGCGCCAGCCGGTGCACGACCTCCAGCACCTCAGCTTCTTTGGAACGGCGCTCCTGTTCTGGTGGCCGATCATCGATCCGGTCCCACGGCACCACCGCGTGAGCGGACTGTGGGCGAGCCTCATGGTCTTCATCACTGCCGTCGTGAGCACGATCATCGGTGCGATCCTCACCTTGGCGGACGAGGTGCTCTACGAGCCGTACCGCTCTGTGGCGATGCCATGGGGGTTCACTCCGCTCGTCGACCAGCAACTCGCTGGTCTCCTCATGTGGATCGGTGGCGGTACGCTCTATCTCATCATCATTCTGGCGCTGCTCGCCCGCTGGTTGCTCCGCGAAGAAGGGCAGCGCGTGGCTCGCGAGTCGACGGCGTGA
- a CDS encoding universal stress protein, with product MPTLIVPLEYDRTKPQPHGVSELVLPWARALARRTGATVVLVSVLEVPVGLRSLREQELLRALLEDWRRECRDYLDGVARSLSGASAVHLVVEEGDPATILCDLARAYPDPLVVMAAHGRAGWRRLVLGSVTAQVIVSGVAPVFVVPAHLSPPAKEPVLDRALVPLDGSRIAESVLDALPLLGTTGWQIVLLHVREARAQRIEADVPGDDPTAYLEQVAQRLTRAGYTVDIVVADGRPERVIVEVAQQRTVDLIAMVTHGRSGLRDVAMGSTAEHVLAHAPVPVLIRRP from the coding sequence GTGCCAACGCTCATCGTGCCCCTGGAATACGATCGGACGAAACCGCAACCGCACGGAGTCAGCGAGCTCGTCTTGCCCTGGGCGAGGGCGCTGGCCCGCCGTACCGGTGCGACAGTTGTTCTCGTCTCCGTCCTCGAAGTACCGGTCGGGTTGCGGTCGCTGCGGGAGCAAGAACTGCTGCGGGCATTGCTCGAGGACTGGCGACGCGAGTGTCGGGACTACCTCGATGGTGTAGCGCGAAGCTTGTCTGGCGCCTCAGCCGTGCATCTCGTCGTCGAGGAAGGTGACCCAGCGACGATCCTCTGTGACCTCGCTCGAGCGTACCCCGATCCCCTCGTGGTCATGGCGGCGCACGGGCGAGCCGGCTGGCGTCGCCTCGTGCTCGGCTCGGTCACCGCACAGGTGATCGTCAGTGGTGTCGCCCCAGTGTTCGTTGTCCCAGCGCACCTTTCGCCTCCCGCAAAAGAGCCGGTGCTCGATCGCGCCCTGGTGCCGCTGGACGGCTCGCGCATCGCCGAGTCGGTTCTCGACGCGCTCCCGCTGCTGGGCACGACCGGTTGGCAGATCGTCCTCCTGCACGTGCGTGAAGCGCGAGCGCAGCGGATCGAGGCTGATGTTCCCGGTGACGACCCGACGGCGTATCTCGAGCAGGTCGCGCAACGGTTGACGCGCGCCGGCTATACGGTCGATATCGTGGTCGCGGACGGGAGGCCTGAGCGCGTCATCGTGGAAGTTGCTCAGCAACGCACGGTCGACCTCATTGCCATGGTCACCCATGGTCGGAGTGGTCTGCGCGATGTGGCGATGGGCTCGACGGCCGAACACGTGCTCGCTCACGCGCCGGTACCGGTCCTGATTCGTCGCCCGTGA
- a CDS encoding threonine synthase: MGESALVSLACSQCCQRLEADALWNTCPACGGVLLAQYDLDHARRSFRPEALRDRSWNLWRYAELLPVRDPVYRLTLGEGGTPLLAATRLARELGLRTLWLKDESRNPTGSFKARGLAVAVSRAVELGAHAVALPSAGNAAAALSAYAARAGVPAYVFVPADTPPTIVRECLAYGARVYRVRGLITDCGRIVRQLARERGWADLSTLREPYRAEGKKTMGIELAEQLGWRLPDVIIYPTGGGTGIVGMWKAFAELEALGLVGPERPRFVIVQPEGCAPLVRAFHSGAERAEPWEGATTVAPGLRVPATIGDALVLQAVRASRGTAVTVSDREILDGMHFLARTEGLLVSPEAGATAAALRRLRESGWLSGAEEVVLFLTGSGLKHPELLPTDDQVPVLDPDDPRSLERVVASETEHP; the protein is encoded by the coding sequence ATGGGTGAGAGTGCGCTCGTTTCGCTCGCCTGTTCGCAGTGCTGCCAGCGGCTCGAAGCCGATGCGCTGTGGAACACCTGCCCAGCCTGCGGCGGTGTGCTCCTCGCCCAATACGACCTCGATCACGCCCGACGCTCCTTTCGTCCCGAGGCACTGCGCGATCGCTCCTGGAACCTCTGGCGCTATGCCGAACTGCTGCCGGTACGCGATCCTGTTTACCGGCTCACGCTCGGCGAAGGCGGAACGCCGTTGCTGGCGGCGACACGCTTGGCACGCGAGCTCGGTCTCCGAACGCTCTGGCTCAAAGACGAAAGCCGGAATCCGACCGGCAGCTTCAAGGCACGCGGCCTGGCTGTCGCCGTCAGCCGGGCTGTCGAGCTCGGTGCCCACGCCGTCGCGCTCCCCTCGGCCGGCAACGCGGCGGCTGCACTGAGTGCCTATGCTGCACGTGCGGGAGTTCCGGCCTATGTGTTCGTCCCCGCCGATACGCCACCGACGATCGTGCGGGAGTGCCTGGCCTACGGCGCCCGCGTCTACCGGGTCCGGGGGCTGATCACCGACTGTGGCCGCATCGTCCGCCAGCTGGCCAGAGAACGCGGCTGGGCGGACCTCTCGACGCTGCGCGAGCCGTACCGGGCCGAAGGCAAGAAGACGATGGGAATCGAGCTCGCCGAGCAACTCGGTTGGCGTCTGCCTGACGTCATCATCTACCCGACCGGTGGGGGAACCGGTATCGTGGGCATGTGGAAAGCGTTCGCAGAACTCGAGGCACTCGGCCTCGTCGGGCCCGAACGGCCGCGCTTCGTCATCGTCCAGCCGGAGGGGTGCGCACCGCTCGTCCGCGCGTTCCACTCGGGCGCGGAGCGAGCAGAACCGTGGGAAGGAGCGACGACGGTCGCGCCGGGCTTGCGCGTCCCAGCAACGATCGGCGACGCGCTGGTGCTCCAGGCTGTCCGCGCGAGTCGCGGGACAGCGGTCACGGTGAGCGACCGGGAGATCCTCGACGGCATGCATTTCCTCGCTCGCACCGAAGGCCTCCTCGTTTCACCGGAAGCCGGCGCGACGGCTGCAGCGCTGCGACGGCTGCGCGAGTCAGGCTGGCTTTCCGGAGCCGAGGAGGTCGTGCTGTTCCTCACCGGCAGCGGGCTCAAGCACCCGGAACTCCTCCCCACCGATGACCAGGTGCCGGTCCTCGATCCAGACGATCCGCGCTCGCTGGAACGCGTGGTCGCGAGCGAGACCGAGCACCCATGA
- a CDS encoding LLM class flavin-dependent oxidoreductase, with the protein MEFCLDLSHHRWARANDPRQATEWTLETVAAADRAGLHSVWLSEDPDGWDAIAVAAAAAVRTERIRIGTGVTNPFLRHPVQIAMAIATLDRLSSGRAFLGLGRGQPEFYAHGLGIPVRRPLTAVRETVELLRQWWRPPHRATLAGTHFVVHDWPLSITPLQRPVPIYLAALGPKARQLAAELADGILIADFASEPFLAAILPELRAQLAAAGRDPNRFAVFVRTNLVLTDNPEPALEERKLAFALLATLPGMSQQVIVPGFDVERLVAELRQLLRIEEQLQAGRPWHDIRRAADPDRIRQLVPTELIAQLCLIGPADQLRARLARLAAIGVTHVFVRALPEPDPAAYRTLVETLVSAPARPES; encoded by the coding sequence GTGGAGTTCTGCCTCGACCTCTCGCATCACCGCTGGGCTCGGGCCAACGATCCTCGCCAGGCTACCGAGTGGACGCTCGAGACGGTCGCTGCAGCCGACCGCGCTGGACTGCACTCGGTCTGGTTGAGCGAGGATCCGGACGGCTGGGACGCGATCGCCGTGGCAGCAGCCGCTGCGGTGCGAACGGAGCGGATACGCATCGGTACCGGTGTCACGAACCCATTCCTGCGTCACCCCGTCCAGATCGCGATGGCAATCGCCACACTCGACCGGTTGTCCAGTGGCCGCGCATTTCTCGGCCTCGGTCGTGGACAACCGGAGTTCTACGCGCACGGGCTCGGCATACCGGTACGCCGCCCGCTCACCGCCGTTCGTGAGACGGTCGAGTTGCTCCGCCAGTGGTGGCGACCGCCACACCGCGCCACACTCGCCGGTACGCACTTCGTCGTGCACGATTGGCCACTCAGTATCACCCCGTTGCAACGACCGGTTCCGATCTACCTGGCTGCGCTGGGGCCGAAGGCCCGGCAGCTCGCTGCCGAGCTCGCCGACGGTATCCTGATCGCCGACTTCGCCAGCGAGCCGTTCCTCGCCGCAATCCTGCCCGAACTGCGCGCTCAACTCGCTGCAGCCGGCCGCGATCCGAACCGGTTTGCAGTCTTCGTCCGCACCAACCTCGTGCTGACCGATAACCCGGAGCCAGCCCTGGAGGAACGAAAGCTAGCGTTCGCACTCCTCGCGACACTCCCCGGCATGAGCCAGCAGGTCATCGTCCCCGGTTTCGACGTCGAACGGCTCGTCGCAGAGCTGCGCCAGCTGCTGCGGATCGAGGAGCAACTCCAGGCTGGACGCCCCTGGCACGACATCCGGCGCGCGGCTGACCCAGATCGGATCCGTCAGCTCGTCCCGACGGAGCTCATCGCGCAGCTCTGCCTCATCGGCCCCGCTGACCAGCTGCGGGCGCGCCTCGCTCGCCTCGCCGCAATCGGGGTCACGCACGTGTTCGTCCGGGCGTTGCCCGAACCCGATCCTGCCGCGTACCGCACGCTCGTCGAGACACTCGTCAGCGCTCCAGCGCGACCGGAGTCGTGA
- a CDS encoding glycosyltransferase family 4 protein, with product MRIAQIAPLFEAVPPKLYGGTERVVYALVEELVRRGHDVTLFATADSQTSARLVPMAEGGLRLLGTKDPIALHVAMLEEVYSQADEFDIIHSHVDYLTFPFARGVATPTVTTLHGRLDMPETRRVLGRFTDQRLISISWSQRAPLADLPLRWVGTVYNGVRLEHFPFRPEPADPPYLAFVGRISPEKRPDWAIEVARRVRLPLKIGAKIDPADREWAEQHFLPLLDTPGVEYLGEVDEQQKAELLGGALALLFPIDWPEPFGLVLAEAMACGTPVIAFPGGAVEEIVVDGVTGFICRTRTLDEMVEAVRRVDQLDRAACRRHVERHFSSVAMADAYEAIYRQVLLEQAVPVALGSDGRLPLTMLGEDRAVPHLGSRAGQAVAGGFTTPVALER from the coding sequence ATGCGGATCGCGCAGATCGCGCCGCTCTTCGAAGCCGTACCGCCCAAGCTGTATGGTGGGACGGAACGTGTCGTGTACGCGCTCGTCGAGGAACTGGTTCGACGCGGGCACGACGTGACGCTCTTCGCGACGGCCGATTCGCAGACCAGCGCGCGCCTGGTGCCGATGGCCGAAGGGGGGCTGCGTCTCCTCGGCACCAAGGATCCGATCGCGCTCCACGTGGCGATGCTCGAGGAGGTGTACTCCCAGGCCGACGAGTTCGACATCATTCACTCGCACGTCGATTACCTGACCTTTCCCTTCGCGCGTGGAGTGGCGACGCCGACGGTCACCACGCTCCATGGGCGGCTGGACATGCCGGAGACTCGCCGGGTGCTGGGTCGGTTCACCGACCAGCGCCTGATCAGCATCAGCTGGAGCCAGCGTGCGCCCCTGGCTGATCTGCCGCTGCGCTGGGTCGGCACGGTCTACAACGGTGTGCGGCTCGAACATTTCCCGTTCCGCCCGGAGCCGGCCGATCCGCCGTACCTCGCGTTCGTCGGGCGCATTTCGCCCGAGAAGCGCCCGGACTGGGCGATCGAGGTCGCCCGTCGAGTCAGGCTGCCGCTGAAGATCGGGGCGAAGATCGACCCAGCGGACCGCGAGTGGGCGGAGCAGCACTTCCTGCCGTTACTGGACACACCCGGCGTCGAGTATCTCGGCGAGGTGGACGAGCAACAGAAGGCTGAGCTCTTGGGTGGTGCGCTCGCCTTGCTCTTCCCGATCGACTGGCCGGAGCCGTTCGGATTAGTCCTCGCTGAGGCGATGGCCTGCGGGACACCGGTGATCGCGTTCCCGGGTGGTGCCGTGGAAGAGATCGTCGTCGACGGTGTCACCGGCTTCATCTGCCGCACGCGGACACTGGACGAGATGGTCGAGGCGGTACGCCGCGTGGACCAGCTCGACCGGGCGGCGTGCCGACGCCACGTCGAGCGGCACTTCTCCAGCGTCGCGATGGCAGACGCCTACGAGGCGATCTACCGCCAAGTGCTGCTCGAACAGGCTGTGCCGGTGGCTCTAGGCTCCGATGGGCGTCTCCCGCTCACGATGCTCGGCGAGGACCGCGCGGTTCCGCATCTCGGCAGTCGGGCGGGGCAAGCGGTTGCCGGCGGATTCACGACTCCGGTCGCGCTGGAGCGCTGA
- a CDS encoding histidine triad nucleotide-binding protein, producing the protein MTDSCIFCAIVAGRQPARTVYQDETVTVFWDIHPQARIHLLIVPNQHIRSLAEAEDVDPALLGRCLQVAAKVAREQGIAETGYRVVTNVGPHAGQSVFHLHFHLLGGNPLRLPLG; encoded by the coding sequence ATGACCGACTCCTGTATCTTCTGCGCGATCGTCGCGGGCCGCCAGCCAGCCCGCACCGTTTACCAGGACGAGACCGTGACCGTTTTCTGGGACATTCACCCGCAGGCGCGTATCCACCTCCTGATCGTCCCCAACCAGCATATCCGCTCGCTCGCCGAAGCGGAGGACGTCGATCCGGCACTGCTCGGACGCTGCCTGCAGGTGGCGGCGAAGGTCGCCCGCGAGCAGGGAATCGCCGAGACGGGTTACCGCGTCGTCACCAACGTCGGGCCGCACGCTGGCCAGAGCGTCTTCCACCTGCATTTCCATCTGCTCGGCGGGAACCCGCTGCGGCTCCCGCTCGGTTGA
- a CDS encoding amino acid permease, with protein METSESSSSVRNGTSVPGTHPGDRYIRRVASSDLPIREIAPGRFVAELTEPASPLGKAWYRLRRTLIGRPLRTAEAPHQRIGKAQALAVFSSDALSSTAYATEEILRVLILAGSAAYAFVLPIGLAIVLLLAIVLFSYRQTIRAYPHGGGTYIVTKDNLGVGPALVAAAALLSDYVLTVAVSISAGVAAITSAFPALYPFRVELAVAAIVLLTIANLRGVRESATIFMLPTYAFIASVGALILLGLASLAGIGPHPHPVRYQAPPPTSPLTLFLILRAFASGSTALTGVEAIADGVPAFKEPQADNARTTLLAMGLILGSLFSGITLLSYHFHLVPSERETIVSQLARTLVDGSPFYYVIQAATALILFLAANTAFADFPRLAYFLARDRFLPRQFRFQGDRLAFSTGILTLGILTSLLVIARHASVSALIPLYAVGVFTAFTLSQSSMVVHWWRHVGGDLLRVPWHSLVINGFGALVTGIVTGVIVVTKFTHGAWMVIVFIPLLIGMMLAVHRHYVSVAEQLRVAPEEARRRLRLVPRRSVAVVPVASLNRASLTALTYARSIADDIVAVHVATEPESGEALQRRWQEAGLTIPLIIVDSPYRELLGPLVAVIEKIHREKGAPLITVVIPEFVTAHWWERLLHTQTAWRLRRTLVQIPDLAITMVPYHLRE; from the coding sequence ATGGAGACGAGCGAGTCGAGCTCGTCAGTCCGCAACGGAACGAGTGTCCCGGGCACGCACCCGGGAGACCGGTATATTCGCCGCGTCGCTTCCAGCGACCTTCCGATTCGGGAGATCGCCCCTGGCCGTTTCGTCGCCGAACTGACCGAGCCAGCGAGCCCACTTGGCAAGGCATGGTACCGCCTCCGGCGGACACTGATCGGACGGCCGCTCCGCACGGCCGAGGCACCACACCAGCGAATCGGCAAGGCACAGGCACTCGCGGTCTTCTCCTCGGACGCGCTGTCGTCGACCGCGTATGCCACCGAGGAAATCTTGCGTGTACTCATCCTGGCCGGCAGCGCAGCCTATGCGTTCGTGCTGCCGATCGGCCTGGCCATCGTCCTCCTGCTCGCGATTGTCCTGTTCTCTTACCGCCAGACGATCCGGGCCTATCCGCACGGTGGCGGCACGTACATCGTGACGAAAGACAATCTGGGTGTCGGCCCAGCACTGGTCGCCGCCGCGGCACTGCTGAGCGACTATGTCCTCACCGTCGCGGTGAGCATCTCGGCAGGTGTCGCAGCGATCACCTCGGCGTTTCCCGCACTCTATCCATTTCGAGTCGAACTCGCTGTCGCAGCGATCGTCCTGCTGACGATCGCGAACCTGCGCGGTGTGCGGGAGAGCGCTACCATCTTCATGCTTCCCACCTATGCCTTCATCGCGAGCGTCGGTGCCTTGATCCTGCTCGGCCTCGCCTCACTCGCTGGCATCGGGCCACATCCGCATCCCGTCCGCTACCAGGCACCACCGCCGACGAGTCCGCTCACCCTATTCCTCATCCTGCGCGCTTTCGCTTCCGGTAGCACCGCGTTGACCGGTGTCGAGGCGATCGCTGATGGTGTGCCAGCGTTCAAGGAACCGCAAGCAGACAACGCACGGACGACGCTCCTGGCCATGGGGCTCATCCTCGGATCCCTCTTCAGCGGGATCACGCTCCTGAGTTACCACTTCCACCTCGTTCCGAGCGAGCGCGAGACGATCGTCTCGCAACTGGCCCGGACGCTCGTCGACGGTTCACCGTTCTACTACGTGATTCAAGCCGCGACCGCGCTGATCCTGTTCCTGGCAGCCAATACCGCCTTCGCCGACTTTCCGCGACTCGCGTACTTCCTGGCACGCGATCGCTTCCTGCCGCGCCAGTTCCGCTTCCAGGGCGACCGACTGGCCTTCTCGACCGGCATTCTGACCCTGGGCATCCTGACCAGCTTGCTCGTCATCGCCCGTCACGCCAGCGTCTCGGCGCTCATCCCGCTCTATGCGGTCGGCGTCTTCACTGCCTTCACGCTCTCGCAATCGAGCATGGTCGTCCACTGGTGGCGGCATGTGGGAGGCGACTTGCTCCGGGTTCCCTGGCACAGCCTGGTGATCAACGGCTTCGGCGCACTCGTGACCGGCATCGTGACCGGAGTCATCGTGGTCACCAAGTTCACGCATGGTGCCTGGATGGTCATCGTCTTCATCCCCTTGCTGATCGGCATGATGCTGGCCGTGCACCGTCACTATGTCTCGGTCGCCGAGCAGCTGCGTGTCGCCCCTGAGGAAGCGCGCCGTCGTCTGCGGCTCGTCCCCCGCCGCAGCGTCGCCGTCGTCCCGGTCGCTTCGCTCAACCGTGCCTCGCTCACCGCACTGACCTACGCGCGCTCGATCGCCGATGATATCGTCGCTGTCCATGTCGCGACCGAGCCGGAATCGGGCGAGGCACTGCAGCGACGCTGGCAGGAGGCTGGGCTGACGATCCCGTTGATCATCGTCGACTCACCGTACCGAGAACTGCTCGGCCCGCTCGTCGCGGTCATCGAGAAAATCCACCGCGAGAAGGGTGCGCCGCTCATCACCGTCGTGATCCCCGAGTTCGTCACCGCCCACTGGTGGGAGCGCTTGCTCCACACGCAGACCGCCTGGCGGCTTCGCCGGACACTCGTCCAGATCCCCGATTTGGCGATCACGATGGTTCCGTATCACCTTCGCGAGTAG